A stretch of DNA from Arctopsyche grandis isolate Sample6627 chromosome 6, ASM5162203v2, whole genome shotgun sequence:
TCACGTTCAAACCGGCTTATGGAGGCACTCAGATGGCGATGGTCAAACTCCCGAGAGACGATGCCACTGAATTCATTAAGGCTGGAAGAATTCGAATCGGATGGGTCAATTGTCGTTTGAGGCCCCGAGTCCATATAATAAGATGCTTCAGGTGTCGGGGATTCGGACACATTGCGGTAGAATGCGCCAGCAAACAAGACAGAAGCAAAGAATGCAACAAGTGCGGCCAGGAAGGCCATAAAGCTGTGATTTGTAAGAACGACCCACACTGCAGCATTTGTGAAGGAGAAAAAATAAGCAGCGGTCATCAGACCGGTAGTCGAAGCTGTGCAGCCCTCCGGACAGCTCTGAAAGGACGAACACAACAATGATCCGCATACTCCAGATCAATCTGAATGGATGCCAGGCGGCGCAGGATGTGATGATACAGACAGCAGAGGAGCGGCGAGCGGACCTCGTGATTGTGTCTGAACAGTACCGCAACATTCCTCATCGATGGTATTCGGATGCAAGCTCAAGATCTGCAATCTACACACCAACTGCCCACCTGCGAATCACGAATGCTGTTTCAATTGGCGTCCAAGGCTGGACGTGGGTGGAGATGAGGGGAGTGAGGTTCTATAGCTGCTATTTTTCTCCTAGTGCAACAGTAGAGGAGTTCAAGAGAGATCTCGTCTGCCTTGAAGATGACGTGAGAACATCGACCTTACCTGTTGTCGTTGCCGGAGATTTTAACTCAAAAGCTCCAGAGTGGGGCTCTCAAAAAACGGATCGCAGAGGTATTTTACTCTCTGAAATGGCATCGCATTTACATCTGCATGCGGCCAACGTAGGAAGTGCTTACACGTTCGTTCGGGGCAGCACCGGATCGGTCATCGATGTCACATTTGCAGGTGAAACAATAATTGGCAGGATCCGAAAATGGCAAGTGCTTGACAGCTACTCTCACAGCGACCATCGCTACATTGGCTTCGAGTTGGAAGATCGCCTCGCCGGGCCACAAATGTTACCTTCTAGTTCTGGCTGGGGAGCTCGTAAGCTGGACATCGTAGCTTTGGACGAAGCCGTTGCAGAACTAAGatcaaaagtgactgacgtcgcaagcagcggggttggagccgaagacattgccaactcattaaatgacctattgagtgagagctgcgacgcatcgatgccgagacgcggaggtaaaaagaggcacccggtcttctggtggaccgaaaacatcgccatacttcgccgcgagtgcttaacctgcagacgccgagcacaacgacggtcaagcaatgaacagcacagagtgaaatatcaagaagccaggatagctttacgaaaagctataaaagaaagtaaagagagatgctggaaagagctctgcaaatcgattgatgtggatccgtgggggagcccatataagatcataaggaaaaagctccgaattggaactgtcgatccatatcttgaaaataaggcgagtcttgaattggtcatagatggcctctttccgcaacacccagtgatggaaagacgatcggcgagcagtactggtgatgagatgccgattttcacggaggaagaagtcttagcagccgccaaacgaataaatattgaaaaggcgccgggaccggactgcattccaaacgcagttattaaaagaattgccttgagcgatcctgcgttgctgttgacgaccttcaatgcttgtctgtcggaaggaacctttccaaaaccatggaaaagacaaaaactcgtgctgatttcaaaaggaaagggaggcccaccaggaccttcatcatacaggccactctgcctacttgatggggtaggaaagttactagagagacttctcctacagcgactacaacaacagctagaaaacagcgacacaggactgtcatcgcagcaatttggatttcgacccggtcgctcaactattgacgcgatcagtgaagtcgtaaacaccgtaagacttgcatggcgtgggagcgtcaaggcgagcaaacatgttgtgatgatcgcgctcgacataaaaaatgcattcaacactgccaactggggaaggactctcgatgcattagtcactatcaatgctccggaaaaacttatcaagatgatcgaaagctatttttcggacagaatccttctgtatgaatgcatgggcaaaaaataccaacgatcagtcactgcgggcgtaccacagggatcggtcctgggcccggcgctttggaatgtaatgtacgacggcttgttgaagatccaaatgccagatgaaacgagcctggtcgcctttgctgacgatgtcgcgttgcttgtcaccgcaaagaacacaacatctttacgcctaagaagcgaagaagccataagaagggttaaaaaatggctcgtggatgcgggcttggagctcgccgtccagaaaaccgaagctgtattcttcacaagacgtagaaagctgctgcctcctcaaataacagtcaacggttttgaggtgacgttcagcagatcactgcggtatttgggagtgcagttagatgacaaactacgctttgcaaaacatgcggaaaaagcgggagctagggcggcccaaatagcagaagacctcgccagactgatgcccaacatcggtggaccgaaacagaggagaagaaaactatactgtgaagtagtacactcagtcctcctgtacggtgctccgatttgggcggaaaaaacaaaggttgagaggacgaggctcagcctcgctagagtacaaagaagagctgcattaagagtcgcagcggcataccgaacagtatcagaagatgccatcctggtgttgtgcgccattccaccgatcgacttactcgctctagaacgacaagcgatctacagaggtgaaaaAAAGAGTACAGCCAGAGAAACAACGATAatcaaatggcaagacagatggaacaactctgaaaaaggtcgatggacacatcatctcatcggagacctaaaagcgtggtgccaaagaaagcacggcgaactaaatcaccacacgacccaaatactcacaggtcacgggtgcttcgggacctacctacacaaaataggaaaggaaacaactccgaagtgccaccactgtgaaaacgagaaagacgacgcggcccacacaacctttgattgtccagcatgggaagacgacagaagaacattcagaactgtaatcggcgtagaacacctgacgccgataaacataatcttcgtcatactggatagcgcaactgcctggtcagcgtgggaagcatttgcttcgatgataatgaaaaataaagaagaagcagaaagaacccgagaactcgaaggaagagccataaatggctaagacaaaactgctttcccgaagcaaaacatgaaaatgtgtccggggagcagaggtgtcaagggggtggggtttagtcggtaaaaatccgacactatcctccagttcgggctggaggatgtctttggaagattccccacctccgacgataaaaaaaaaaaaaaaaaaaaaaaaaaaaaaaaaaaaaaaaaggtatgcgagtttttttaacatttctgcaatgtcgaattctttgatttcggtaaaagttaggctaggttgggttaggtttggtgaggaaagcgagttttgtgtatatttttgcaatgtcgaactctttgatatcggtgatagttaggctaggttgggttaggtttggtgaggaaagcgagttttttgtatatttttgcaatgtcgaattctttgattttggtaatggtaaggctaggttgggttaggtttggtgagcttagcgaattttgtgtaaatcttacaatctcaaattctttgatttcggtgatggttggttaggttgggttaggtttggtgaggtatgcggtttttttttacatttctgcaatgtcgaattctttgatttcggtaaaagttaggctaggtttggttaggtttggtgaggaaagcgagttttgtgtatatatttgcaatgtcgaattttttgattttggtgatagttaggctaggttgggttaggttttataaggaaagcgagttttgtgtatatttttgcaatgtcgaattctttgatttcggtaatagttaggctaggttggaataggtttaatgaggtaagcgaattttttgtatatttttgcaatgtcgaattctttgatttcggtgatagttaggctaggttgggttaggtttggtgaggtatgcggtttttttttacatttctgcaatgtcgaattctttgatttcggtaaaagttaggctaggtttggttaggtttggtgaggaaagcgagttttgtgtatatatttgcaatgtcgaattttttgattttggtgatagttaggctaggttgggttaggttttataaggaaagcgagttttgtgtatatttttgcaatgtcgaattctttgatttcggtaatagtaaggctaggttggaataggtttaatgaggtaagcgaattttttgtatatttttgcaatgtcgaattctttgatttcggtgatagttaggctaggttgggttaggtttggtgagtttagcgaattttgtgtaaatcttacaatctcaaattctttgatttcgttgatggttggtaaggttgggttaggtttggtgaggtatgcgagttttttttacatttctgcaatgtcgaattctttgatttcggtaaaagttaggctaggttgggttaggtttggtgagaaaagcgagtttgtgtatatttttgcaatgtcgaattctttgatttcggtgatagttaggctaggttgggttaggtttggtgaggaaagcgagttttttgtatatttttgcaatgtcgaattctttgattttggtaatagtaaggctaggttgggttaggtttggtgagcttagcgaattttgtgtaaatcttacaatctcaaattctttgatttcggtgatggttggttaggttgggttaggtttggtgaggtatgcggtttttttttacatttctgcaatgtcgaattctttgatttcgggaaaagttaggctaggtttggttaggtttggtgaggaaagcgagttttgtgtatatatttgcaatgtcgaattttttgattttggtgatagttaggctaggttgggttaggttttataaggaaagcgagttttgtgtatatttttgcaatgtcgaattctttgatttcggtaatagttaggctaggttggaataggtttaatgaggtaagcgaattttttgtatatttttgcaatgtcgaattctttgatttcggtgatagttaggctaggttgggttaggtttggtgagtttagcgaattttgtgtaagtcttacaatctcaaattctttgatttcgttgatagttggttaggttgggttaggtttggtgaggtatgcgagttttttttacatttctgcaatgtcgaattctttgatttcggtaaaagttaggctaggttgggttagctttggtgaggaaagcgagttttgtgtatatttttggaatgtcgtatactttgatttcgttgatagttaggctaggttgggttaggtttggtgagattagcgaattttgtgtaaatcttacaatctcaaattctttaatttaggtgatgattaggttaggttgggttaggtttggtgagatgagcgaattttgtgtaaatcttacaatctcaaattctttgatttcgttgatggttggttaggttgggttaggtttggtgaggtatgcgagttttttttacatttctgcaatgtcgaattctttgatttcggtaaaagttaggctaggttgggttaggtttggtgaggaaagcgagttttgtgtatatttttgcaatgtcgaattctttgatttcgtttatagttaggctaggttggaataggtttaatgaggtaagcgaattttttgtatatttttgcaatgtcgaattctttgatttcggtgataattaggctaggttgggttaggtttgatggagaaagcgagttttgtgtatatttttgcaatgtcgaattctttgatttcggtaaaagtaaggcaaggttgggttaggtttggtgaggtaagcgaattttgtgtaaatcttacactctcaaattctttgatttcggttattgttaggctaggtgaggttaggtttggtgagtttagcgaattttgtgtaaatctaacaatctcaaattctttgatttcggtgatggttggttaggttgggttaggttttgtgaggtttgcgagtttttatttacatttctgcaatgtcgaattcattgatttcggtaaaagttaggctaggttgggttaggtttggtgaggaaagcgagtttgtgtatatttttgcaatgtcgaattctttgatttcggtgatagttaggctaggttgggttaggattggtaagttaagcaaattttgtgtaaatcttacaatctcaaattctttgatttcgctgatggttaggtttggttgggttaggtttcgtgaggtatgcgagtttttttaacatttctgcaatgtcgaattctttgatttcggtaaaagttaggctaggttgggttaggtttggtgaggaaagcgagttttgtgtatatttttgcaatgtcgaactctttgatatcggtgatagttaggctaggttgggttaggtttggtgaggaaagcgagttttttgtatatttttgcaatgtcgaattctttgattttggtaatggtaaggctaggttgggttaggtttggtgagcttagcgaattttttgtaaatcttacaatctcaaattctttgatttcggtgatggttggttaggttgggttaggtttagtgaggtatgcggtttttttttacatttctgcaatgtcgaattctttgatttcggtaaaagttaggctaggtttggttaggtttggtgaggaaagcgagttttgtgtatatatttgcaatgtcgaattttttgattttggtgatagttaggctaggttgggttaggttttataaggaaagcgagttttgtgtatatttttgcaatgtcaaattctttgatttcggtaatagttaggctaggttggaataggtttaatgaggtaagcgaattttttgtatatttttgcaatgtcgaattctttgatttcggtgatagttaggctaggttgggttaggtttggtgagtttagcgaattttgtgtaaatcttacaatctcaaattctttgatttcgttgatggttggttaggttgggttaggtttggtgaggtatgcgagttttttttacatttctgcaatgtcgaattctttgatttcggtaaaagttaggctaggttgggttagctttggtgaggaaagcgagttttgtgtatatttttggaatgtcgtatactttgatttcggtgatagttaggctaggttgggttaggtttggtgagattagcgaattttgtgtaaatcttacaatctcaaattctttaatttaggtgatgattaggttaggttgggttaggtttggtgagattagcgaattttgtgtaaatcttacaatctcaaattctttgatttcgttgatggttggttaggttgggttaggtttggtgaggtatgcgagttttttttacatttctgcaatgtcgaattctttgatttcggtaaaagtaaggctaggttgggttaggtttggtgaggttagcgaattttgtgtaaatcttacactctcaaattctttgatttcggttattgttaggctaggtgaggttaggtttggtgagtttagcgaattttgtgtaaatctaacaatctcaaattctttgatttcggtgatggttggttatgttgggttaggttttgtgaggtttgcgagtttttttaacatttctgcaatgtcgaattctttgatttcggtaaaagttaggctaggttgggttaggtttggtgaggaaagcgagttttgtgtatatttttgcaatgtcgaactctttgatatcggtgatagttaggctaggttgggttaggtttggtgaggaaagcgagttttttgtatatttttgcaatgtcgaattctttgattttggtaatggtaaggctaggttgggttaggtttggtgagcttagcgaattttttgtaaatcttacaatctcaaattctttgatttcggtgatggttggttaggttgggttaggtttagtgaggtatgcggtttttttttacatttctgcaatgtcgaattctttgatttcggtaaaagttaggctaggtttggttaggtttggtgaggaaagcgagttttgtgtatatatttgcaatgtcgaattttttgattttggtgatagttaggctaggttgggttaggttttataaggaaagcgagttttgtgtatatttttgcaatgtcgaattctttgatttcggtaatagttaggctaggttggaataggtttaatgaggtaagcgaattttttgtatatttttgcaatgtcgaattctttgatttcggtgatagttaggctaggttgggttaggtttggtgagtttagcgaattttgtgtaaatcttacaatctcaaattctttgatttcgttgatggttggttaggttgggttaggtttggtgaggtatgcgagttttttttacatttctgcaatgtcgaattctttgatttcggtaaaagttaggctaggttgggttagctttggtgaggaaagcgagttttgtgtatatttttggaatgtcgtatactttgatttcggtgatagttaggctaggttgggttaggtttggtgagattagcgaattttgtgaaaatcttacaatctcaaattctttaatttaggtgatgattaggttaggttgggttaggtttggtgagattagcgaattttgtgtaaatcttacaatctcaaattctttgatttcgttgatggttggttaggttgggttaggtttggtgaggtatgcgagttttttttacatttctgcaatgtcgaattctttgatttcggtaaaagtaaggctaggttgggttaggtttggtgaggttagcgaattttgtgtaaatcttacactctcaaattctttgatttcggttattgttaggctaggtgaggttaggtttggtgagtttagcgaattttgtgtaaatctaacaatctcaaattctttgatttcggtgatggttggttatgttgggttaggttttgtgaggtttgcgagtttttatttacatttctgcaatgtcgaattcattgatttcggtaaaagttaggctaggttgggttaggtttggtgaggaaagcgagtttgtgtatatttttgcaatgtcgaattctttgatttcggtgatagttaggctaggttgggttaggtttggtgagtttagcgaattttgtgtaagtcttacaatctcaaattctttgatttcgttgatggttggttaggttgggttaggtttggtgaggtatgcgagttttttttacatttctgcaatgtcgaattctttgatttcggtaaaagttaggctaggttgggttagctttggtgaggaaagcgagttttgtgtatatttttggaatgtcgtatactttgatttcgttgatagttaggctaggttgggttaggtttggtgagattagcgaattttgtgtaaatcttacaatctcaaattctttaatttaggtgatgattaggttaggttgggttaggtttggtgagatgagcgaattttgtgtaaatcttacaatctcaaattctttgatttcgttgatggttggttaggttgggttaggtttggtgaggtatgcgagttttttttacatttctgcaatgtcgaattctttgatttcggtaaaagttaggctaggttgggttaggtttggtgaggaaagcgagttttgtgtatatttttgcaatgtcgaattctttgatttcgtttatagttaggctaggttggaataggtttaatgaggtaagcgaattttttgtatatttttgcaatgtcgaattctttgatttcggtgataattaggctaggttgggttaggtttgatggagaaagcgagttttgtgtatatttttgcaatgtcgaattctttgatttcggtaaaagtaaggcaaggttgggttaggtttggtgaggttagcgaattttgtgtaaatcttacactctcaaattctttgatttcggttattgttaggctaggtgaggttaggtttggtgagtttagcgaattttgtgtaaatctaacaatctcaaattctttgatttcggtgatggttggttaggttgggttaggttttgtgaggtttgcgagtttttatttacatttctgcaatgtcgaattcattgatttcggtaaaagttaggctaggttgggttaggtttggtgaggaaagcgagtttgtgtatatttttgcaatgtcgaattctttgatttcggtgatagttaggctaggttgggttaggattggtaagttaagcaaattttgtgtaaatcttacaatctcaaattctttgatttcgctgatggttaggtttggttgggttaggtttcgtgaggtatgcgagtttttttaacatttctgcaatgtcgaattctttgatttcggtaaaagttaggctaggttgggttaggtttggtgaggaaagcgagttttgtgtatatttttgcaatgtcgaactctttgatatcggtgatagttaggctaggttgggttaggtttggtgaggaaagcgagttttttgtatatttttgcaatgtcgaattctttgattttggtaatggtaaggctaggttgggttaggtttggtgagcttagcgaattttttgtaaatcttacaatctcaaattctttgatttcggtgatggttggttaggttgggttaggtttggtgaggtatgcggtttttttttacatttctgcaatgtcgaattctttgatttcggtaaaagttaggctaggtttggttaggtttggtgaggaaagcgagttttgtctatatatttgcaatgtcgaattttttgattttggtgatagttaggctaggttgggttaggttttataaggaaaacgagttttgtgtatatttttgcaatgtcgaattctttgatttcggtaatagttaggctaggttggaataggtttaatgaggtaagcgaattttttgtatatttttgcaatgtcgaattctttgatttcggtgatagttaggcttggttgggttaggtttggtgagtttagcgaattttgtgtaaatcttacaatctcaaattctttgatttcgttgatggttggttaggttgggttaggtttggtgaggtatagagttttttttacatttctgcaatgtcgaattctttgatttcggtaaaagttaggctaggttgggttagctttggtgaggaaagcgagttttgtgtatatttttggaatgtcgtatactttgatttcggtgatagttaggctaggttgggttaggtttggtgagattagcgaattttgtgtaaatctttcaatctcaaattctttaatttaggtgatgattaggttaggttgggttaggtttggtgagattagcgaattttgtgtaaatcttacaatctcaaattctttgatttcgttgatggttggttaggttgggttaggtttggtgaggtatgcgagttttttttacatttctgcaatgtcgaattctttgatttcggtaaaagttaggctaggttgggttaggtttggtgaggaaagcgagttttgtgtatatttttgcaatgtcgaattctttgatttcggtaatagttaggctaggttggaataggtttaatgaggtaagcgaattttttgtatatttttgcaatgtcgaattctttgatttcggtgataattaggctaggttgggttaggtttggtggagaaagcgagttttgtgtatatttttgcaatgtcg
This window harbors:
- the LOC143912693 gene encoding uncharacterized protein LOC143912693; translated protein: MIRILQINLNGCQAAQDVMIQTAEERRADLVIVSEQYRNIPHRWYSDASSRSAIYTPTAHLRITNAVSIGVQGWTWVEMRGVRFYSCYFSPSATVEEFKRDLVCLEDDVRTSTLPVVVAGDFNSKAPEWGSQKTDRRGILLSEMASHLHLHAANVGSAYTFVRGSTGSVIDVTFAGETIIGRIRKWQVLDSYSHSDHRYIGFELEDRLAGPQMLPSSSGWGARKLDIVALDEAVAELRSK